The Mycobacterium riyadhense sequence GGGCCGCGGCGACCGCGGCGTCAACGTCGGCCGTCGCCGCCAGTGGCACCTTGCCGACGTAGTCGCCGGTGGCCGGGCAGTGCACCTCGATGACTTGGTCGGTCGACGGCTCGGTCCACTTGCCGCCGATGAAAAGCTTGTCGTACTCCGTTGTAGCGTCGGTCATGTGCGCCACTCCTCCTCATCGCTCCGCTCTGCATCGTCGCCGGCGGTCATGGCGCCACCCTACCCAAGCTGAAGCAAAACGAGAACATGTTCCATTACCGGGGCTGGAGCACCAGCACCAGATTGCTCACCAGGAACTCGCGCAGCACCGGCAGGGAGGTCAGCCCCCACGCCCATCGTGGGTGGTAGCGGGGAAATGCGGCTATCGCCGCGCCGGTGCTGGCGGCCCAGCTCAGACCGTCGGCCGCCGAAACTGCAAACAACGACGATCCGTAGTTGTTTTTTGCCGGATGACCGTGTTTGCGGGCGTACCGGGCGGCGGCACGGGCGCCACCGAGGTAATGGCTCAGGCCCATCTCGTGCCCACCGAATGGGCCCAGCCAGACTGTGTAGGACAGCACTGCCAGGCCTCCCGGCTTGGTAACTCGCAGCATCTCGTTGCCGAGTTGCCAGGGCCGCGGCACGTGCTCGGCAACGTTGGATGACAGGCAGATGTCCACGGAGTCGTCGGCGAAGGGCAGCGCCAAGCCCGAAGCCCGGACGAACGTGGCCGGCTCATGAACGAAACCTCCAGCGGCCGAGTGCATTTCATTAGGGTCCGGTTCGACGCCGATGTAGCGGACTCTCGCGTCGGCGAATGCCGAGGCAAAGTATCCGGGTCCGCCACCGACGTCGAGCAGGGTGCGGTCCACTGGCGGCTCGCCGTGGCTGGCCAGCCACAGGTCGCCAATCATCGCCGCCGTGTCGGCCGCCAGCGCGCGGTAGAAGCGGGCCGGGTCCGGCTGCTCGTATCGGAACTCTGACAACAGCCACAGCGAGCGTCGCAGTGTTGCGTGGCGCGCGAAAATGTCGGCTACCGTCACGTGTGGCCCCCTAAGGACACGTGCCATCACTCCGATCGACTGGTCGCATTGGCCACATTTGCCACATCAGTCCCTGCGTCGGGAGGCACCCGAATTGCCCACCTCATAGCGACACTGCGCCCTTAACGTATCTGTGTCGCTACGAGGTGGGCACAACGAATGTCCTAACCGTCAGAGAT is a genomic window containing:
- a CDS encoding class I SAM-dependent methyltransferase, with amino-acid sequence MTVADIFARHATLRRSLWLLSEFRYEQPDPARFYRALAADTAAMIGDLWLASHGEPPVDRTLLDVGGGPGYFASAFADARVRYIGVEPDPNEMHSAAGGFVHEPATFVRASGLALPFADDSVDICLSSNVAEHVPRPWQLGNEMLRVTKPGGLAVLSYTVWLGPFGGHEMGLSHYLGGARAAARYARKHGHPAKNNYGSSLFAVSAADGLSWAASTGAAIAAFPRYHPRWAWGLTSLPVLREFLVSNLVLVLQPR